Proteins encoded within one genomic window of Candidatus Cloacimonadaceae bacterium:
- a CDS encoding tetratricopeptide repeat protein gives MSIEQILNSAKFGNAEAQNKMGIIYVKAEDQSESGQEAFGWFQKSALQGLAVAQFNLGACFYNGFGVEENLTEACRWFALSAGGGCSDAQFEIGRCYCYGLGVTEDFKRGYKWLVAAGNIGHAHAQHLVGKCFFQGDKVDLDYSKAVYWYRKAADQGFAEAQRDLAICYLNGFGVKEDKSQAAYFYRESAFQGYAAAQYDFGWCMVAGIGVKQDKIQGVSWWRKAAEQNFIDAQLDMGKAYEKGLGLTQSYKESLFWYLVAAANGNKEAKENMVPVFGEVSAEDHNVVSERASIFVGLSSLNLKHRKVQFLN, from the coding sequence AGAACAAATCCTGAACTCAGCTAAGTTTGGTAATGCTGAAGCTCAAAATAAAATGGGTATTATCTATGTTAAAGCAGAAGATCAATCTGAATCAGGTCAGGAAGCATTTGGCTGGTTCCAAAAATCTGCATTACAGGGGCTTGCTGTTGCACAGTTTAATTTGGGTGCATGCTTTTACAACGGATTCGGTGTTGAAGAGAATCTAACAGAAGCTTGCCGTTGGTTTGCTCTATCTGCAGGAGGTGGATGTAGTGATGCACAATTTGAGATTGGTCGCTGTTATTGTTATGGACTAGGAGTGACGGAAGATTTCAAGCGTGGGTACAAATGGCTTGTTGCTGCTGGAAATATAGGACATGCTCATGCTCAACACTTGGTCGGTAAATGTTTTTTTCAAGGAGATAAAGTTGATTTAGACTATTCAAAAGCAGTGTATTGGTATAGAAAGGCTGCTGATCAGGGTTTTGCAGAGGCACAAAGGGATCTTGCGATATGCTATTTAAATGGTTTTGGAGTTAAAGAGGATAAATCTCAAGCTGCTTATTTTTACCGTGAATCTGCATTTCAAGGATATGCTGCAGCACAATATGATTTTGGATGGTGTATGGTAGCCGGGATAGGTGTTAAACAAGACAAAATACAGGGTGTAAGCTGGTGGCGAAAGGCTGCAGAGCAAAATTTTATCGATGCACAGTTGGATATGGGTAAGGCATATGAAAAAGGTTTAGGCTTAACCCAAAGCTATAAGGAATCATTATTTTGGTATTTAGTTGCAGCGGCGAATGGCAACAAGGAAGCAAAAGAAAATATGGTGCCAGTTTTTGGGGAAGTATCTGCTGAAGATCATAATGTGGTTTCTGAGAGAGCATCAATCTTTGTAGGTCTATCAAGTTTAAATCTAAAACATAGAAAAGTACAGTTTCTCAATTGA
- a CDS encoding GNAT family protein, which yields MKYFRKLTGEKCYLSPISIDDAERYTEWVNDLEIGQLMLLSSTVIDIDRERETLKELMKKDIVFAIVEKDTNKVIGNCGLHMVNEVHRRACFGIFIGEKTYWNQGIGTEATALILDYGFNIMNLNNITLEVVAYNHRAIRCYEKVGFKYIGTRRNYVYMAGKYHDVMIYDILASEFESPYVKRVFELSTSDEAGRSKITIV from the coding sequence ATGAAGTATTTCAGAAAGCTGACCGGAGAGAAGTGTTATCTTTCGCCGATTTCGATCGACGATGCTGAAAGATACACTGAATGGGTGAACGATCTCGAGATTGGGCAACTCATGCTCTTATCCTCCACCGTGATCGATATCGATCGCGAACGTGAAACGCTAAAAGAACTGATGAAAAAGGACATTGTCTTTGCCATCGTGGAGAAAGACACCAACAAGGTAATCGGAAATTGCGGATTACACATGGTCAACGAAGTGCACCGCCGCGCCTGTTTCGGCATTTTCATCGGTGAAAAAACCTATTGGAATCAAGGCATCGGCACAGAAGCCACAGCCCTGATCCTGGATTATGGCTTTAACATCATGAATCTCAACAATATCACCCTCGAAGTGGTGGCATATAACCATCGCGCCATCCGCTGCTATGAAAAGGTCGGATTCAAATATATCGGCACCCGGAGAAACTACGTCTATATGGCGGGAAAATATCACGACGTGATGATCTACGACATCCTGGCGAGTGAATTCGAGAGCCCTTATGTAAAACGCGTTTTTGAGCTCAGCACCAGTGACGAAGCGGGACGCAGCAAGATCACGATCGTCTAA